TGAAAGTTTGGTAACTGTGCCTCTAGGGCCTGCACCTGAGAGTCCATGACCTAAATCTAACGTAGTGTGACTGGCATTCCTATGGATGACATGGAGTGGAATCTTAAGTTCATCAGCCCTTCCTCTGTGGCCTGAGGGGCCAGAAGGATTACCTCTAACAGCCTCAGAGCCCACGGAAAGAAAGTTTCGCTTCCCTTCTGCTCTTACCTTGGCTTTTGAGCAATGTCTTTGATATACAGTTAGCTCAAGAGAGGCTGTCCTCAGCTTGCCCCAAGGATTCCTTCCTAATAAATATGGTAACTAATACAAGGAAGCATAGGACTCTCTTATTCAGTTTGTACTAGCTAGCTAACTTAATCCTAGAAATTTTAAAACCTCTTTCTCTTTGAACACAACAGCCATAGGTGAAACACAGTAGTAACTAGATGGTTGGAGGTGAGAAATGAAGGAATTAATTCCAGCTTCTACAAAGTATAGATCTGAGTGAAATTTGGTCACACATAACACAGTGAGAAGTGCACTCTAATGGTGTTCTGTCCTTCAGCTTTCCAAATACAATCTCCCTTTTGCATTTTATACATCCTAGTTAACAAACTTTCTATTTGTTGAATTTCTGgctatttcccttttttataTAAGATACAGGGCACTCAGTTCTTAGTGTGTTTCTTCCAGAACCTAGAAACTGAAGTGAAGAGGTTCGGGTAAAcaacttctgtttcttttcccacGCTCTTTCCATGAGAAGCATTCTTAGTTTATAACATGATGAGTATAGGAAATTAGCTGCTGGTGCCTAGAATATGTGAATTGCTAAATAGAAATGACAACATTTACATATGATGAACTGAGTAACCTTTCTTTTGGCCACATCACACTTAGTAGACACTCGAATGGGAAAACTTGGAAAATTGCGTGTGTGGAGAGGACAATTTTGGGGTTTAGAACTTCTAATACATTCCTAAGTATGTGGTGTGTATTTCTATCACCAGTGTGACATTTCTCTCACTGTTCTCCATCCAATATATTTTTGAAAGGTTTAATTTGTGGGTTCTGTGTGTTACTacgttttttctttttcttttttttttttttcctttcttacagGATATTAAAAGGCAGGACCTGTTTGTAACATCAAAGCTCTGGAATACCAAGCACCACCCAGATGATGTAGAGCCAGCATTAAGGAAAACACTTGGTGATTTGAAACTGGATTACCTGGATCTGTACCTCATGCACTGGCCTCACGCTTTTGAGTAAGTTCTCACTGGAAAGGGCATAGAATGCAGAAACTCCAGTTTTTAATAAGTGGCTGTTGTTATGTCCTGAGGGCCTTCTTTCTGAGCTGtgaatttcttcctttgtaTACTGCCTGCAAGATGTTTTTCATTGTGGCTAATCATGTAGTATCACAGACTACACTACAGACATTCTTCTCTACCATAACCTGTGCACATACCCATATTTTGTCCCTTCATTCACAGAAATAATTGTTccaatttcatttttctttgaatttcaGGTTTTGGTGGCAATTTTGCTGTTAGAAAATAAGCAGTAGAGGAGACAACACTTCTAGTTTTGTGTAGAAGCATTTAGCAATGATGAGGGTGGAAAAATGAGTGTTAAGTCTCAATTTAAAATCTTTAAGCAATTACTTAAAAATTTTTAATAGTGAGAACAACTAGATAATGAAATTAGGAACACTAAACTTCTGAGAGTTTGGTGTGGGTGTCAAAGACAAATAAATGAAAGTAGTCCAACTGGGAAAAAGTAAGAAAACTTCATGGCACAAATTTCTATACTGAAGTTTGCCATCTTACACTGGCTGAAAATTTGtcaaatttaaaatatatttgaatcTTAAAATACTTTAGTGTCTTCAACTAGGCACTGGGGAAGTGTGGCAGCTATTCTTGGTTCTGCTATTGACCCATGTGGCAGCCTTGAGGAAATGCTGTCAGTACTTTGTGCCTTAGTTTTATTTATCTGTAAACTGAGAATTAAGTGTTTTGTGAAGATGACTTTTTGCTAATAGTTATTAACTGTACTGGTGTGGCCAAACACATGCAGTGTCATGGTGCTGTCTGTATGAGGAGGAAATGGAAATCACTTCTTATGAcgctttgattctatgatttgaggAGATACAAGACAAGGAAGCTCATCAGCTAAGTGCTAAATCCATGTAGGCATCAGAGGCAAAGTTCCTTGCTTTATGACAACATTGCTTCCACATCTACAAGCATGCGGCAGAGAGGGAGTATATCTCCTGACCAAATGCTTGTATGGAGACTTCACTCAGCAGTGGAAAGCCTCTCAATTTAAAAGGCATCTGGCTGTttgagaactttttttttttgcccttctaGTCATATGAACTGAATTTTACAAGGTATACAACACTAAAAGTAAAAGGAAGTATAGATATATTCCACAGCATAACAGAATGAGGAAGTGTTTTCAGCTAGAGCTGGTTCAGAGGAAGAACTGTTAAAAAAATCCCCCTGTTGTGAAACAGGTTTGTTTTCCAGttaattgaaaaaaattaaacgtTGCATTGATAGTGACACAAAGAATTATGCATGTTTAGATATTGCTAATATTTAAATTGGTTTGATGTTGTGGAAACAGTTGGCAGAACTGACATTCTCAAAAAAGAAACTGTTCATTCTACAGTTTTCCATTAGCTCTACTTCAGCTGTTTTAATGTCTAGTTAACCATAGTGCCCATTACATTGGGAAGCTAGGCAAACAAATGTTATTtacacagaaattaaaataggCATCCAGGTGAAAATCACAGTGCCTCTAGGACTTGTAAATGAATCTCTTGCTTCAAATACTAGTCTTGATATTTGAGGCTGCTTTTCTGAGTTGGGAGCTCATAAAGCTTTCATAGTTACCCTTGGTTGTAGATTCATCAATGACATcaacatctccagctgctgccatttCTCACTACCATACACTGCTTGGCTAGAGCAACATAAGACAGTCTCTGAGATAGAGCTAGCAGTGTCCTGCAGTGGTTATGGAGCTGTGCTCTTCCGGTAGGATTGCTTGTAATCCTCCAAGCATGGACTGCTCAGACACCAGTCATAGCCCTCTGGTAGTATGGTGGTGTCACCTGGCATAACCAGGTTCTTTGtgcatgtttggggttttttgtggtggtttttttgttgctgttgttttgtgtgtgggttttttttcctttttagattttattttttacacaGGTTGGTAGAAGCACACTGAGCCTATAAGCAACATGTACATGTTAATATTTCTGTGGGAATCTCTACTTCTCTTGAATGCTAGCACTGCTACAGAATCTGGAGGGAGTGGGAATGCCAGTGTACTTTGAATGCAGTCTCTCATAGACATAACCCAAAATCCCTTTGGTAGCAGATCCAAACAGATTGTGTAGAGTATCAGTCCTCTCTCAAAAAAACAAATTGAAAAACCAAAGCTGACCTCCAGGTTGCTGCTCTCTAAATCATCTGCTTTGCTAGGATCAGTGTGtgcaaagagctgctgctgcatgtacAGTGGCTTATCGGTTCTGTGTGGTCATTACTGTATAGGTAAGTGGCTCAAAGTATCATGTAACAAGTTTGCATGGGAATGACTATAGGTTAAGTCAGCATAATGGAGTTTGACAAACAAATCTGCTGAGTTTgtgctctgtcctcccaacTGTGAAAGTGTTTAAGAGTCCTTTGAGGAAAGTTTCTTCTAGGGAAGAACTAACATAATATAAATAACGTGGTACTCACACTTTACCTTTGATGCTGTAGACGAGGAGACAATATCTTCCCGAAGAATCCTGATAACACGATGCGTTATGATTACACTGATTACAAGGACACCTGGAAGGCTATGGAGAAGCTGGTAGAGAAAGGTCTTGTGAAAGCCATTGGGCTGTCAAACTTCAACAGTCGTCAGATTGATGATGTATTAAGTGTGGCTACTGTGAAACCAGCCGTGCTGCAGGTAAGATGAATAGAGGAGAGGATGAATACCTTTGCTGTTTGTCCTTGGGAGTGAAGAACTTGCAAACTAATGCTCTGTGTTTAGACAAGTCGTGCAGTTGCTTATATAAAGGGAAGAATATAGCTAGCTCTGCAGGTGTATGCACAAACACAGATTAATTTGTTGGGGAGGAGGTCTATATCCATGTTCCACAGCCATTTATGCTTGCTTAGTTGATTAGATCTTTGGTAGAGGTTGTTTCTCTTGTGAGGATCCATTTAGTCtattacaaagaaagaaagcgAGGGAGTAGCTTGAATGCCTTCTATAAAGAGCTTCTTTGCTCACTGTGTGATCTGTTTGGtacataggaaaaaaatcatccagcACTCTATACTTAGGTGGTCTGTTCTCCTTTTCCTGTAAGCTTTCACTCTCCTGGTAGTGAGGTATAACTGAATCAACTAAGGATTTCCAGAGTCTGGAAGGACCACCTGTGATGTGTTTGGTTCTGTTGTTCTTTTGGCATCCTGTTTGTTTAGAGTTTTGTGTTGATACCTGTAACCTAGCTGCTCATTGTGGATTGTTTTAATAGGTAGAATGCCATCCTTACCTAGCTCAGAATGAGCTGATAGCTCACTGCCAGAAGAGAGGATTGGTTGTCACTGCCTACAGTCCCCTTGGTTCTCCAGACCGCATGTGGAAACACCCAGATGAGCCTGTGCTTCTAGAGGAGCCTGGGATCAAAACACTGGCAGAAAAATACAGCAAGTCACCTGCACAGATCATCCTCAGGTACAGAACAGTTGAGAAAGGATGGCATCTGGGGACACAGCCTTAAATCAAAACAcacaagctggaaaaaaatcaacttaAATTACATATTCTTCCACATCAGTGAGGAGCTAAAATCATAGGGAGTGCCAAAAGCAAACCCCATTTGGTGCTTGTTTTACAGAGTTCATAGAGTTGGTCCTGCCTTAGGACAGGTGGATGAAGTAGGTAAGAGGAGTT
This genomic interval from Indicator indicator isolate 239-I01 chromosome 10, UM_Iind_1.1, whole genome shotgun sequence contains the following:
- the AKR1A1 gene encoding aldo-keto reductase family 1 member A1, giving the protein MSAACGFVSLHTGQKMPLIGLGTWKSEPGQVKAAVKYALSAGYRHIDCAAAYCNEAEIGEALQECLGPNKDIKRQDLFVTSKLWNTKHHPDDVEPALRKTLGDLKLDYLDLYLMHWPHAFERGDNIFPKNPDNTMRYDYTDYKDTWKAMEKLVEKGLVKAIGLSNFNSRQIDDVLSVATVKPAVLQVECHPYLAQNELIAHCQKRGLVVTAYSPLGSPDRMWKHPDEPVLLEEPGIKTLAEKYSKSPAQIILRWQVQRKVIAIPKSITPARIQQNIQVFDFSLTEEEMNHIGSLNKNWRYIVPMITVNGKLVARDAGHPYYPFNDPY